Proteins from one Naumovozyma castellii chromosome 3, complete genome genomic window:
- the SSU1 gene encoding Ssu1p (ancestral locus Anc_8.569) produces the protein MLTHTIYTGGLVKHMTLAIGYIKHFEPFLFVMVMGTGISSDLLHAFPYPAKWLRICSYIMFAIACLLFIGLQFFAIVHMIKYTRRHTFQVYFQHYFRNLMHNVFWGTYPMGLVTIINYLSNLVAHEAAGTDHARRLLYLIYALWWYDVLVSILSAWGISFLIWQDYYSISGLSDKEDLSKTAAEQHLKSILLLAVIPLVVVASCSGLFTMTDLFAQTFNRNIQLLTLVVTALLWLHSIIFVFILISIFFWNLYVNKIPAMSQVFTMFLVLGPLGQGSFGILLLTDNIRKYVVDYYPRKGTPEDDILRLAVPWSFKVLGLTLALGLLAMGYFFSFISFLSIVSYRNTKIIQPSGKPQRVYHFHKGFWAMTFPMGTMSLGSTEVFVQYNEYVPMGAFRVIGAIYAVICILWTIFCLLGTMYKYTLANPKPIQQEYDTTTENTKTATTEISDCIAGPSSSDYSNDDDTSEAESLTAMGNVISHGI, from the coding sequence ATGCTCACTCACACAATATATACAGGAGGACTCGTCAAGCACATGACTCTCGCCATTGGTTACATTAAGCATTTCGAACCGTTCCTCTTCGTCATGGTCATGGGGACCGGGATCTCGTCAGATCTACTGCATGCATTCCCATATCCCGCCAAGTGGCTACGAATATGTTCGTATATTATGTTTGCCATTGCATGTCTATTATTCATCGGACTGCAATTCTTCGCCATCGTTCACATGATTAAATACACAAGAAGGCATACTTTCCAAGTGTATTTCCAACATTATTTTAGAAATCTAATGCATAACGTCTTCTGGGGCACGTACCCCATGGGACTAGTCACCATTATAAATTATCTCTCCAATTTAGTGGCCCATGAAGCCGCCGGAACAGACCATGCAAGACGTTTgctttatttaatttatgCTCTATGGTGGTATGACGTTCTTGTCTCCATATTATCCGCTTGGGGGATTTCATTCTTAATATGGCAAGATTATTATTCTATTTCAGGTTTAAGTGATAAGGAGGATCTATCCAAGACTGCCGCGGAACAACATTTAAAGAGTATCTTACTATTAGCTGTCATCCCCTTGGTAGTCGTCGCATCATGTAGCGGCCTGTTCACCATGACAGATTTGTTTGCCCAGACATTCAATAGAAATATACAATTGCTCACATTGGTCGTCACTGCATTATTATGGCTGCATTCCATTATATTCGTCTTCATCCTAATATCTATCTTCTTTTGGAACCTTTACGTCAATAAGATCCCAGCAATGTCACAAGTGTTTACCATGTTTTTAGTTTTGGGTCCATTGGGGCAAGGTAGTTTTGGAATCCTCCTATTGACAGATAATATAAGGAAATATGTGGTAGATTATTATCCTAGAAAGGGGACTCCCGAAGATGATATATTAAGATTGGCTGTTCCTTGGAGTTTTAAAGTACTAGGGTTAACTCTAGCTCTAGGTTTGTTAGCCATGGgttatttcttctctttcatcTCCTTCTTATCCATAGTATCGTATCGTAATACTAAAATCATTCAACCGTCGGGGAAGCCTCAAAGAGTGTACCATTTCCATAAGGGTTTCTGGGCAATGACTTTCCCCATGGGGACCATGTCCTTGGGGAGTACAGAAGTGTTTGTCcaatataatgaatatgtCCCCATGGGGGCATTCAGAGTTATTGGTGCCATTTATGCTGTCATTTGTATCCTATGGACCATATTTTGTCTATTGGGAACCATGTACAAATACACATTGGCTAATCCAAAGCCAATACAACAAGAATATGATACAACGACAGAAAATACAAAGACTGCCACAACTGAGATTTCAGATTGTATTGCTGGCCCTTCATCTTCAGATTATAGTAACGATGATGACACATCAGAGGCAGAATCACTCACAGCAATGGGGAATGTCATCAGTCATGGCATATAA
- the GLR1 gene encoding glutathione-disulfide reductase GLR1 (ancestral locus Anc_8.568) — MFPTKHISKKLLNNNITLKRAMSTGIKHYDYLVIGGGSGGVASSRRAASYGAKTLIIEGKALGGTCVNVGCVPKKVMWYASDLATRVTHANEYGLFQDFQLTKENLTFNWPQFKEKRDAYIHRLNGIYENNLNKEGVDVVFGWAKFNKEGQVEVTKKDNTIETFTADHYLIATGGKPVYPTNIPGYELGTDSDGFFRLEKQPKKVVVVGAGYIGIELAGVFHGLGSEAHLVIRGETVLRKFDQCIQETVTDHYVKEGINVHKTSKVTKVVKDEKTGKLTITLDSGEVLTDVDELIWTIGRRSYLGFGLENVGIKLNEREEIITDEYQNTNVSHIYSLGDVSGRVELTPVAIAAGRKLSNRLFGPEKFRNDKLDYENVPSVVFSHPEAGAIGLTEKQAIAKYGQENLKIYNTKFTAMYYAMLKEKAPTRYKIICAGPEEKVVGLHIVGDSSAEILQGFGVAIKMGATKADFDNCVAIHPTSAEELVTMR; from the coding sequence ATGTTCCCCACAAAGCATATAAGTAAAAAACTACTTAACAACAACATAACATTGAAAAGAGCCATGTCAACAGGAATAAAACATTACGATTATTTAGTTATCGGAGGGGGATCGGGTGGTGTCGCATCCAGTAGAAGAGCCGCCTCATACGGTGCCAAGACCTTGATCATTGAAGGAAAGGCCCTAGGTGGGACCTGTGTCAATGTTGGATGTGTTCCAAAGAAAGTCATGTGGTATGCTTCTGATTTGGCAACGAGAGTGACACATGCTAATGAGTATGGACTGTTTCAAGATTTCCAATTGACTAAGGAAAACTTAACATTCAATTGGCCACAGTTTAAGGAGAAGAGAGACGCTTACATTCATAGATTGAATGGCATTTATGAGAATAATTTGAACAAAGAAGGAGTGGATGTCGTGTTTGGTTGGGCCAAATTTAACAAAGAGGGTCAAGTCGAGGTCACTAAGAAAGATAACACCATTGAGACTTTCACTGCAGaccattatttgattgCCACTGGTGGTAAACCCGTCTATCCTACGAATATTCCCGGGTATGAATTGGGTACTGATTCTGATGGATTCTTCCGTTTGGAAAAGCAACCAAAGAAGGTGGTAGTGGTTGGTGCTGGGTACATTGGTATCGAATTGGCTGGTGTGTTCCACGGATTAGGATCAGAAGCACATTTAGTCATTAGAGGTGAAACAGTGTTGAGAAAATTTGATCAATGTATTCAAGAAACTGTCACTGACCATTACGTAAAGGAAGGTATTAATGTGCATAAGACATCAAAGGTGACCAAAGTGGtaaaggatgaaaagaCAGGGAAACTTACAATTACTTTGGATAGTGGTGAAGTTCTTACTGATGTGGATGAATTGATATGGACCATTGGGCGTAGATCCTACCTAGGGTTCGGTTTAGAAAATGTAGGAATAAAACTAAATGAAAGGGAGGAAATTATTACCGATGAATATCAAAACACAAATGTCTCTCACATCTACTCATTAGGTGACGTTTCAGGACGTGTTGAATTGACTCCCGTGGCTATCGCTGCCGGTAGAAAACTTTCTAACAGATTATTTGGTCCAGAAAAGTTCCGCAATGATAAACTAGATTATGAGAATGTTCCAAGTGTCGTGTTCTCTCACCCAGAAGCTGGTGCCATTGGTCTTACTGAAAAACAAGCCATTGCTAAATATGGCCAAGAAAACCTAAAAATCTATAACACCAAATTCACTGCCATGTATTACGCTATGCTCAAAGAAAAGGCACCAACAAGATATAAGATTATTTGTGCTGGTCCAGAAGAAAAGGTTGTTGGTTTACATATTGTTGGAGATTCCTCTGCTGAAATCTTACAAGGTTTCGGTGTTGCCATTAAGATGGGTGCCACTAAGGCAGATTTCGATAACTGTGTTGCTATTCATCCAACTAGTGCTGAAGAATTGGTTACTATGCGATAA
- the NCAS0C01970 gene encoding 40S ribosomal protein eS6 (ancestral locus Anc_8.567), with protein MKLNISYPVNGTQKTIEIDDEHRIRVFYDKRIGQEVDGETIGDEFKGYTFKIAGGNDKQGFAMKQGVLLPTRVKLLLAKGTSCYRPRRNGERKRKSVRGSIVGPDLAVLALIITKKGEQEFEGVTDATVPKRLGPKRANNIRKFFGLTKEDDVRDFVIRREVTKGEKTYTKAPKIQRLVTPQRLQRKRHQKALKVRNAQAQREAAAEYAQLLAKRLAERKAEKAEVRKRRASSLKA; from the exons ATGAAG TTGAACATTTCCTACCCAGTCAACGGTACTCAAAAGaccattgaaattgatgacGAACACCGTATCCGTGTCTTCTACGACAAGAGAATCGGTCAAGAAGTTGATGGTGAAACCATTGGTGATGAATTCAAGGGTTACACTTTCAAGATTGCCGGTGGTAACGATAAGCAAGGTTTTGCTATGAAGCAAGGTGTCTTGTTGCCAACCAGAGTTAAGTTGTTGTTGGCCAAGGGTACTTCTTGTTACAGACCAAGACGTAATGGtgaaagaaagagaaagtCCGTTAGAGGTTCCATTGTTGGTCCAGATTTGGCTGTCTTGGCTTTGATCATCACCAAGAAGGGTgaacaagaatttgaagGTGTTACTGATGCTACTGTTCCAAAGAGATTAGGTCCAAAGAGAGCTAACAACATCAGAAAATTCTTCGGTTTGACCAAGGAAGATGATGTCCGTGATTTCGTTATTAGAAGAGAAGTCACCAAGGGTGAAAAGACCTACACTAAGGCTCCAAAGATCCAAAGATTGGTTACTCCACAAAGACTACAAAGAAAGAGACACCAAAAGGCTTTGAAGGTCAGAAACGCTCAAGCTCAAAGAGAAGCTGCTGCTGAATACGCTCAATTATTGGCTAAGAGATTAGCTGAAAGAAAGGCTGAAAAGGCTGAAGTCAGAAAGAGAAGAGCTTCCTCTTTGAAGGCTTAA
- the NCAS0C01980 gene encoding uncharacterized protein (ancestral locus Anc_8.566): MGRRKIEIQPITDERNRTVTFIKRKAGLFKKAHELAVLCQVDVAVIILGSNNTFYEFSSVDADELLKYYKDDKTLTHDRKDPSSYGDYTMKPFISLNPKYLNKNKKGKNKEMPVKKAPSSEEEEEDDEEGDESQDDSVNTIKKMEKVMKFIPSSHKRSRSEQIGSTSSPKRIKSELPTLNPLQQHVQRQFQTLYHMTSNDSSPTSASAELPRFAKFQDNRSPIATATTATSNSTGNHEIEAELLPPLNSQKGNINSDTNTSRKVKPVIRPVLRVQIPTNNNSSSAPIYSEPSSSGSPGDQLVNDTMSPSKNTSSTTFQIGKDDNSKSMARTPNTAAYSFSNSLPPIFSATSAFPQYIATPLQPTANGNGNGNTMNTNNTSANGNNNNNNNQGSNNPSSYLLQRQSEITQQHQLQLQQHITHPTNTERMFSPTLQDGTPGPRTNTLPSKFVHDLMMPSPNVSMTMFQDWSMGPNSAKPGNHIQTTSNTATSYDVNGPTGLTPYISNQTPLGGRYFNFPNEITEDKKKENDSNGIRKQSIGTEKDLDIVDDGDTKK; the protein is encoded by the coding sequence ATGGGTAGACGTAAGATCGAAATACAACCTATCACGGACGAGAGGAATAGAACCGTGACCTTTATTAAGAGGAAGGCCGgtttattcaagaaagCTCACGAATTAGCCGTCCTTTGTCAGGTAGATGTGGCTGTAATCATCCTAGGTTCTAACAATACATTTTACGAGTTCTCCTCCGTGGATGCAGATGAgcttttgaaatattataagGATGATAAAACTTTGACTCATGATAGGAAGGATCCTTCGTCATATGGTGATTATACTATGAAACCTttcatttcattgaatCCTAAATATCtaaacaagaacaagaaggGAAAAAATAAGGAAATGCCTGTGAAGAAAGCACCTTCAAGtgaagaggaggaggaagatgatgaagagggTGACGAATCTCAAGATGATTCTGTCAATACGATAAAAAAGATGGAAAAAGTTATGAAGTTTATACCATCTTCTCATAAGCGAAGTAGATCGGAACAAATTGGATCAACTTCTTCACCAAAAAGGATAAAATCTGAATTACCAACATTGAATCCCTTGCAACAACATGTCCAAAGACAATTTCAAACTCTTTATCATATGACATCAAACGATTCATCACCAACCTCTGCATCTGCCGAACTACCTAGGTTTGCCAAATTCCAAGATAATAGATCTCCTATTGCCACTGCAACAACCGCTACTTCCAATAGTACTGGTAACCATGAAATTGAAGCAGAACTTTTACCACCTTTAAATAGTCAAAAGGGAAACATTAATTCGGATACAAATACTAGTCGAAAGGTTAAGCCAGTGATAAGACCGGTATTAAGAGTACAAATACCGACAAATAATAACTCTTCAAGTGCCCCCATATACAGTGAACCATCATCGTCTGGATCACCTGGTGACCAGCTAGTAAATGACACTATGTCGCCATCGAAAAACACTTCATCAACAACTTTCCAAATAGGtaaagatgataattctAAATCAATGGCAAGGACCCCCAATACAGCTGcatattcattttcaaactcATTACCACCTATATTCTCAGCTACGTCTGCATTCCCACAGTATATTGCTACGCCTTTACAACCAACTGCAAATGGTAATGGAAACGGTAACACCATGAACACTAACAATACTTCTGCCaatggtaataataacaataacaataatcaAGGTTCTAATAATCCTTCTTCATACTTATTACAGAGGCAGTCCGAAATCACACAACAACATCAACTACAACTTCAACAGCATATAACACATCCTACAAATACAGAAAGAATGTTTTCACCTACGCTACAAGACGGAACACCAGGTCCAAGGACCAACACGTTGCCTTCCAAATTTGTTCACGATTTGATGATGCCATCGCCTAATGTCTCCATGACGATGTTCCAGGATTGGTCAATGGGACCGAATAGCGCCAAACCAGGGAATCACATACAAACTACTTCCAACACAGCCACTAGCTATGATGTGAACGGACCAACGGGGTTGACTCCCTATATATCCAATCAAACGCCGCTTGGTGGTAGGTATTTTAATTTCCCAAATGAAATCACagaagataagaaaaaggaaaatgattCGAATGGCATTCGGAAACAGTCCATTGGGACAGAAAAGGATTTGGACATAGTAGACGATGGTGATACTaagaaataa
- the NCAS0C01990 gene encoding aldo-keto reductase superfamily protein (ancestral locus Anc_8.565) yields the protein MSLVKQVRLGQSGLKISPILIGCMSYGSKKWADWVMEDKDEIFKILKHCYDRGLRTFDTADVYSNGISERLVGEFLKKYNIKRETVVIMTKIFFPVDESLDLHHGSNVNQEAMELQLTLQRGLSRKHIIDGVANSVERLGTYIDVLQIHRLDEETSMEEIMRSLNDVVMSGQVRYIGASSMLATEFAELQFIAEKNGWFKFISAQSYYNLINREDERELIPFCKKHGVGLIPWSPNARGVLTRPVEKNTERMLTDPTFNRMRLNELGDDEKEIVRRIQMVAERRSVTMAIISMAWTLHKGCNPIVGLNSVERVDEAVKAIEFTLTEDEIKLLEEPYKPKVRIF from the coding sequence ATGAGTTTAGTTAAACAAGTTCGTCTAGGTCAATCAGGTCTCAAGATCTCTCCCATCTTAATTGGATGCATGTCTTACGGTTCTAAGAAATGGGCAGACTGGGTTATGGAAGACAAAGATGAGATTTTCAAGATCTTAAAGCATTGTTACGATAGAGGACTACGTACATTCGATACTGCAGATGTGTATTCAAATGGTATCAGTGAAAGACTCGTTGGTGAgttcttgaagaaatacAACATCAAGAGAGAAACTGTCGTCATCATGACTAAGATTTTCTTCCCTGTAGATGAAAGTTTGGATTTACACCACGGTAGTAATGTGAATCAAGAAGCAATGGAATTACAATTGACTCTTCAAAGAGGTCTCTCTAGAAAACATATTATTGACGGTGTGGCTAATTCCGTGGAGAGATTGGGCACTTATATTGATGTGTTGCAAATTCATCGTTTAGACGAGGAGACTTCTATGGAGGAAATTATGAGGTCTTTGAATGACGTTGTGATGAGCGGCCAAGTTAGATATATTGGTGCTTCTTCCATGTTGGCCACTGAATTTGCAGAATTGCAGTTTATTGCAGAAAAGAATGGATGGTTCAAGTTTATCAGTGCTCAATCATATTATAATTTGATTAACCGTGAAGACGAACGTGAATTAATCCCCTTTTGCAAGAAACATGGTGTTGGTTTGATTCCATGGTCACCAAATGCAAGAGGTGTTTTGACAAGGCCAGTGGAAAAGAATACAGAAAGAATGTTAACGGATCCAACTTTTAATAGAATGAGATTGAATGAATTGGGTGAcgatgaaaaggaaattgtCAGAAGAATTCAAATGGTTGCTGAACGCAGATCTGTCACAATGGCTATTATTTCTATGGCATGGACTTTACATAAGGGCTGTAATCCTATTGTAGGATTGAACTCTGTGGAAAGAGTTGATGAGGCAGTGAAAGCCATTGAATTCACTTTAacagaagatgaaattaaattattggaagagCCTTACAAGCCAAAGGTAAGAATCTTTTAG
- the NCAS0C02000 gene encoding ceramidase (ancestral locus Anc_8.564), whose protein sequence is MGYLRWPYPEEMPSGFWGETTSLIDWCEENYVVSKYIAEWSNTLTNAVFIMAAFYTTYSAYKNKLEQRFIFIGLLFSLVGFGSWLFHMTLKFHFQLLDELPMVYATAIPSWSLFTEIYHYTKNDNSKNSPIREQWIFGLLVTGFVTFLTWVYLVLQKPIIFQVLYGFLNVWVVFISGFLAYKHMEKNPTVKKNLYATMGLGIVIFLLGFVAWNLDIYFCSFWIKVRRNYLLLPLGVLLELHGWWHLLTGVGVYVYVVFLQYLRVLSQGRSNEFDFIWRWRICPELVRKEASIRTKYSYEFLGPYVNNPLGKASTPIVPELEGEQQ, encoded by the coding sequence atgGGTTATTTAAGATGGCCATATCCAGAAGAGATGCCCTCGGGATTTTGGGGCGAAACAACCTCGTTAATAGACTGGTGTGAGGAGAATTATGTTGTTTCCAAGTACATTGCGGAATGGTCTAATACACTTACGAATGCTGTCTTCATTATGGCTGCTTTCTATACGACATATAGTGCTTATAAGAATAAACTAGAACAAAggtttatttttattggACTTTTATTTTCACTGGTTGGTTTTGGTTCCTGGCTTTTCCATATgacattgaaatttcatttccaattattagatgaattaCCAATGGTTTACGCAACGGCTATCCCATCTTGGAGTTTATTCACCgaaatttatcattatacAAAGAATGACAATTCTAAAAATAGTCCTATAAGGGAACAATGGATATTTGGTCTATTAGTAACTGGGTTCGTCACATTTTTAACCTGGGTTTATCTAGTCCTTCAAAAACCTATCATTTTCCAAGTTCTTTATGGATTCTTAAACGTTTGGGTTGTTTTCATTTCGGGTTTCCTAGCATATAAGCATATGGAAAAAAACCCAACAGttaagaagaatttatACGCAACTATGGGACTAGGTATTGTGATATTCCTTTTGGGATTTGTTGCTTGGAATCTAGATATCTATTTTTGCTCCTTCTGGATTAAAGTAAGAAGGAATTATTTGTTGCTACCCTTAGGTGTGCTGTTAGAATTGCACGGGTGGTGGCATTTACTGACCGGTGTTGGTGTCTATGTGTATGTTGTCTTTTTGCAATATTTAAGAGTGCTATCCCAAGGTAGGTCAAATGAATTCGATTTTATTTGGAGGTGGAGAATATGTCCTGAATTAGTGAGAAAGGAAGCTAGTATTAGAACCAAATATTCTTACGAGTTTTTAGGACCCTATGTAAATAATCCATTGGGCAAGGCTTCTACTCCAATAGTACCTGAATTAGAAGGGGAACAACAGTAG